Genomic segment of Anguilla rostrata isolate EN2019 chromosome 13, ASM1855537v3, whole genome shotgun sequence:
agattataatcaaacaattcatgcgtggttaaagtgcagactctcagcttttattaaagggcatttttatacattttggtttcgccatgtagaaattgcagcatgttttattcatagttctcccatttcagggcaccaaaaTAGTTTCGGACAGGTGCtcctgattagtcaggtgtgctcagttgcttccttggtgcaggtGTATGTATCTGGTTTtaattctagccttttgattgcctttgtgAAAATGAGGCCCAGAGTTGTTCCAATGAAATTCAAAGAAGCCATTATAAgcactgagaaataagaaaaaacagacataGGCCAGACCTTCTGTTTATcgaaatcaacagtttggaacatcattatgaagaaagaaagcactggtgagctaCGTAGGCTgctaggctaaggaagacctctgcaGTCGATGACCAAaaattttcaccataatgaagaaaaatacattacaataatacaatactCCATCTGTGAGTGGAGGTGGTcacacaggtactggctcacttgtcttcactggtGATGTAACTGGTGATAGCAGAGGcagaatgaatatgaataaaaagtgctgcagttTCTGCATGGTGATAAAAAAAGACTTCTCCATAAAAGCGGAAAATGTGAACTGCTTGATTGCATATCTAAAATTGTTGAGTAAAGAgtgaaatcaagaaaaaaatgactttgtcCCAAAACGTTTTTCAGTGGACAGTTTTCATGGACAATATTTGGTGATTAATAATTGCATCTGTGATGTATTTATAATACATGCCTTTTCAGTTCAAGATTATGTATAAAGTTTGAATTAGAATGTATCAGTTTactataattatatttttgaaataccTCAACCATTTTCATCAgcacgcatttaaaaaaatcttagtaatgaaaataaatgtttaaatatatttttttggaaaatgctaACCACatacatttgataatatatgaAAGAACAGTCTAAAACTCACTTCAACAAAGAAAATTCAACTGCATTTGGAAGATATTCAATGGaaactatttttattgcataatgTATAAAGTTTCATTCTAGCACTAGGGTTTTAGTTTTATGACACCTTAAactatctcagataaaaaaaatatatatagtgttATAAAAAGAACTGTAGGTGTCTGTTACGTGTATTGTTAGGCGTTGGTTTTTCCCCTAGTGTTAGTCCTTTCCATTCTTtctattttatctttattatgaTGGTGACATGTTTGTTatctgaatacttttttttttttttaagttccaacatttatttgttttgcaggtGAATCTTCACAGACAAACGTGCCGATATGAACTCAACGTGGGACCGTATGGACTCGTTTCAAGAGGCTTTCATCAAGAACTTCATTCTGGTTTTTCTGGGCATAGCCATCAACTACGTCAATGGGACATTTGTGGCCATCTTCTTCACTAACCAGATATTCTACACTGAATCGAGGTATATACTCTACATTAACATGGTAATTAATGATATGATCATGCTATCATTAACAGTCGCTATACATGTGGCGACCTATATTTCGCCATTATTCAAAATGCCAGTCTGTTGCGTCGTAATTATAATAGGCTCTACCACCCACAAGAACACCCCCCTGAACCTGGCTGGCATGGCGATCGAGCGCTATATCGCCGTCTGCAACCCGCTGCGCCACGCCGAGGTCTGCACCATACGCAGAACCTACATCGCCCTGGCCATCACCTGGGGTGTGGCAGCCGTGCCTGCGTTGTCAGACCTCGTAATTACACTTGTGACGCAAccgtttagttttttttccaaagctcTTCTGTGTTATTCCTTTAATGTATACAATACGCGACACCATGTGGATAGTGTTACACCAGTGCTAGTTATTTACCTTTCCTTCGTGTGGCTAACTCTGGTCTATACTTACTTCAGAGTCCTGTTCGCAGCGAAAGCCGCCAGTACAGATCCCATTTCAGCCCGAAGGGCTCGGAATACGATCCTGCTCCACGGGGCGCAGGTGATGCTGTGCATGCTCTCGTACATCGCCCCTTGGTGCGACATGTTTTTCCTGCAGTTATTTCCTCATCACAGAACGAAGATACTCTTCGCAACTTTTGTCATTTCGAATGTTTTACCGAGGCTCTTAAGTCCGCTGATCTATGGAATTAGAGACCAAAAGTTGTTTAAGTGCATGAAAGGATATTATTGTGCGGCGGagagacaataataaaatgccATTGTAAAATATACGTTTCACAAATCTCTACACCAACTAGATAAAGGGAAAGCTATGTTATATACTAACAAGAGTATGCTCATTGTACACAGTCTTTGCGGAACTTAATACTCTCAGAAATTTGTTGTAGTGTTATACTGCCTACATACACATCTGCACGTGTCACTTATCCAACATTATGACAACTGAAATGGACTCCATCGAAAGAGGGTGCTTGAGAAGTTATATTAAGTGgatgtttaaatttaaattcaagaacatttttataaatgaggcttCAGATCTAGGATTCCAGGTTTCCTTTCTCCATATTAATCTAATATAAAAAATTTAGCACTGCATTCTTAAATTGGAGAGAAGTTTTATCTTGAAATTAAGATACACGCTGTGTTCTCGACTACTTAACACTAGAGGACAGCATTCGCAAAGATAAAGGCACATAAACTGATCAACTTGTGAATGATTCGTTTAAAGAATGGTGAGTTCAAATCGGTAGATTGCATTCAAAGTGAAATTGAGTCAAAGAATGAAATATCCTCAAAATCGTGTgctaaaaacaataacaaatcaAAGATGAAAATTATAATGTCCTCAGTCTTTATTTCCTAACTAACTGAGTGAAAACATAACCATATTTATGTTCTGCATAGAAGGCTTACAGTATTTAGTGAGACATAGCAATCTAAGATATCAGGtggcaaaaaaatattaatgcccTGAAGCATGAATGTGTTTCTCACACAGAGAGCCTAGCCCACACGTCTGCATATGTCATGATGTCACAGGCTTTGCAGATGGAATGAGCTCAAGTAGGTAATCGAACAGATACCGAAGTTGTATACTGCCACAGGCTGCTCAGTAGAACTGGTTTGCTCCATTGccatgcatgcatttcacttctACATGGGTTTCATCCATGCCTGGTATCACTCTCAATACCAATCACCATTGCTACAGCATTTCTGGATTATCCCAATGGACCGGTGTCTCCTTCGGTGGCACAATGCCTTTGAGTCAAAATCAAACTGCTTTGTATCAATGCTTTCGTATATCTACGATAATTTCATCAAATTCCCAAAGAAAAGTGATGCAGAAGTGGTACATGTTCAACCCCGTAACAACTATACAACACTGTTGTAGTCAGTCCAAAATgcaaatctcccataggtgttcaactgggATCTAGtcactgtgaaggccatagcatatgattcacatcatttttgtcctcatcaaaccattcagtgatccctcgtgccctgtggatggagACATTGTCATCCTGgtagagaccactcccatcaggatataAATGTTTCAGCATAGGatgaaggtgatcactcagaataactttgtattgatatgcagtgacccttccctaaGGGGAcgagtggacccaaaccatgccagggaGATGCCctccacagcataacagagccatcAGACCCCCACATTATAGGACCCCTGCATTCTGTTCCTTGGTGTAggccatttaaatgaatgtgaacttatttttacaaatgaatacatatttgtgaatacaAATTTTCCTATTGCAGAAATACCTCATACTTTGTATATGGAAATCAAAAATAAGTTGACAATTTCCtggggtatttatttatttatttatttattttgcaataagACATactcaaatgtaaaattggctTGTGAAGTTTTAAATCTGCATCTACGTTTCAAGACACGTGTACATTCCGGGACGTAAGTTAGTGAGTTTCtattttttgaattttgagaCTTTTCTCTCGCAGTTCGTGTTCTCCGATTGAGTCACAAATAGCTATCGATCCACTCAAAAATAGCTGGCTGTcagttaaatgtaatttaaacagGCCGTTTTGAACAAAACGTTCTGTTTTGAGTATACTGGAGCCTACACAGTCAAAGGTTTTCAGAAGACTACTTAGTGAATCTGCGTTACAATATACGTCTGTCTGCGTTACATTCCACGTCTGTACTTGGAATGTCGCGTAGAGATAGAAAGTAAAAATTTAaaacgttattattattattttttttgccatgagaAGCAATTTATGGTCTAGTCCTATTTCAGAGCCCTATTTGTGTCTCGCTATTTATTTCCCTGCACTTTTTGAAACTGGTTTGTTCATTAAAATCCCTGAATTCTTCCATTTCAGACTTTTTTcactgttattgttttgcaGAAATTATCTGATGctgaaaattgtattttaatgtattgtttacatttttaaacaggcgtggcattcattaaaatatgtttgaaaaagtattttggaCTGGGTGGTCTTTTCCTTATTCTTtcacttgtattttaaatacataaatattataagcagtgtttgttttctttttggtctATGTTTTCTAAAAATGGTGCAAATGAAGTATTGTGTAGTTACTAGTTTGGCTGTATTGTTCCGAAACTTGCAAACTAGTCTTagaaaagaaacatgaaaaaatcaATTGATTGCATCAGGATCGATATCCTGAATTGTCATATATACTTGGggttacattttctgaataaaatacactttaatattcataaaaagtacatttcGTAGGGTTTTTCGAAATgcatattttctaaaataataataatctgattATTGAAACCATATATATAGCGTGGACACCGCTGATTAGTTTGACATTGGCCTCAGTAAGTTATTGTACTTTTGTCCCAACaagattttgaaaaaactttATTCTCCAAATTTTTACtttatcattaaaatgtcattaaactTTAATCTCAAAACTGCAACTTTGATCATACTTTGGATTTATTCATGACATTTCAAGTTTATTCTTAAAATCCactaaatcatattttttattctcatgGTCCTATTCCTCTTCCATACAATATGCTCCAATGTAAAATATAGGCAGCACATACACAATTAAAGGTATTACAGCATCCAGTCATACCCCAAATTCTGCCAAATATCATCAACCACCACAAAAATTCCACAACACCAGATTTACAAGAATTTAATAATTGAACTAATCATTGCATATAAACATAGTTCGAAGACCACACAACAAAGACTTGCAAAAGATGCAGagcaaataaattatgtatgtatgtatctttatttattcttgTGATGTCTCTCAGAAAACTCAAGTTAAATAAGATTATTATTCTCCAGAGGTTAATACTTAACCTGGatgtaataatacattatttatgcaAAAGAGGATCAAGATACTACTGTTTCTTTATTCAGATAATGCCTCTGTGAGGCATAATACAAAAAGGGATGGTTTCAGTTTAATCATCTAATCCAGTCCCCTGTCCTTTTACTCAAATTACACATCATAAATCATTGTCAGtgaaaaatgattgtgtttAAGTACTGAGTTTTCAGCATGTCAAGTTATGAACAAGCACAGTGTGAAAATGCATATAATAAGTGAGGGacagttttttcattttggaataaaggaagtgaaacagaaaacagaggaaGTGAGAATGTCTCTGGTTCAGATGATGAGAATATGCATTAAAACATGCTGATGAGAGCTGGGCAATTCAGCCAATCTACGCTCATCATTTGGCAACAGTCCAGAGATTATTCCCTACTGTGTAACTGCTTCCAGACATTAGTGCAGGATTTGCCTTTAATTCCCACCTAGAACCAATTTAGTTTCCctcctttgttatttttccaagAGCATCAATGTgtatatacagacaggtgacaaactAAAGGAAATACCAAGACAAAGTGTCTTCGTAAGGTGTTGtgccaccacaagccaccagaacagaTTCAGTGTGCCTTGGGATAGATtttacaagtctctggaactctactgggtGGATGGAACACtgttcttccaaaagatattcacttatttggtgttttgataaTGGTGATGGAAACCACTGCCTAACATACTGGTCCAAAATCTCcaataggtgttcaattgggttgagatctagtgcctgcgaaggccatagcatatgatatACATCAGTTTCATACTCACCAaaccattcattacattacattacaggcatttggcagacgctcttatccagagcgacgtacaacaaagtgtataaccaaaaccaggaacaagtgtgtcgaaaaccctagagagaagtaccgttccaagtgcagggaacaaccgcatagttcaacttggaccctgtaggttaaactgattaacactaacacaaacaagaacagcaacaaggcagtctatgcaaaaatacaagcagtagttaagacgagtgcattaactaagtcaactacgaaacagctacctagttacaaccctaagcttacagtcaatttagagattacagggaggtagggagggatggggagaggtgcagcctgaaggggtgagtcttcagttgttgcttgaagtgggtcagggtctcagcagttctgacctccacgggcaggtcattccaccatcgtgtggccagaacagacaggagacgtgatcgggaagcgcaggtgcgaagagggggaggtgccaggcatcctgaggtagcggaacggtgGGGTTTGGCtagcatgtagggtttgaagatcttgtggaggtatgctggggctgatcccttgactgcctggtatgctaagaccaatgttttattcagtgaGCCCTCGTGCcttgtggatgggggcattgtcatcctggaagaaaCATGCCAGGAAACTGCctcccacagcataacagagccaccggaccccctcactTTAGGGGTTGAATATTCAGGCCTGCACCGTTCTCTaggtgtacaccacacatgcactcgcccacttggtGAGAacatggtgaaggatgactcatctagacacatcacttttttccacatctctgtagaccagtggcTATGGTTTTTCCACCACTGAaatctcaaatgtgcattcatatttgtaatgaggggtttctGCACAACAACCCTACTacaatatccctctctatgtagttgtcgacagacagttcttgctgacacaatctgatcacatcctgtgttgacattctcagtcacctgaggaagagttgctcttctgtttttccttacatatttcacaaatgcaTGAGCTTCACGTCATCAAATGTGTGCTTTCGCCCTCAATTTTGAACTCTATTTACTGAtatctttcccatagatctaaatgcagatgtcactttagtctctgttcctattgaaacgctagccagctgagcagtctttgtgactgaagctcttgctatccgtgccccaataatgaaccctctttcaaagtcacttagatcttttcctcttgccatcttgatccaaaatcgaggtcaactgggcctgctcagcatttttatacatgccacagagcatgataggatgttcattgcttaattatattatgcagtacacctgtatgaaagcatctgcattcattatatttctcagcttatttatttatgttttcctttaatttgtctccCATCTGTATGTCAAGAACCTCCGCTATATTTAAATGAAGTGAATcagaatacagaaaatatattcagattttttttaggtTAGATATTCAGGTTGTGAAGTGACCTGACATACAATTCTTGGGCAGGGTCCTTTGCCACAACCCACCTCTTTAATGCTTAATTGTGAGTAGTAAAGCAGTTGATTTATTAATGTCTTTGGTGTTACTTGGCCTTCCTGGGCAAGAGTGGACTACAGGTACCAAGACTGCTCAACAGGTACATTCTTCCAGACTACTGAAacttacacactgcagttaTGCAGTAAGTCTTATATACCAGTCCTCCTCTGACTTAGATTGTCTTGGAACACCGGCTTGATTATGCTGGATGCGGAGAACCCACGCCCTGACTTAGGCAGGGGAGGATTTGCTCCTTCTTTTCAATCTGGTTCTTCACAAGGTGCCCTATTCTTGTTTTAAACTGATAATTATTTGTACTGCAAGGTGCATTTGCagcctgttgctgttgtctctccatatgaggaccaaataagtgccAGTGCCAGAAAGGCAGGGCATCATGAGACTGAAACATCTGATTAAATTGATCAAAGACATGCCCGAAACACCGGGTGTGTCCAAATCAattgtttgatacattgttagaaagaaTGCCCAAGTGAGCTCAGAAACAGCAAACGACTCAACTCAGAAGACCTCTATGGAGTGGATGATCAAAGaataaattttttctttttttaagaagaagaaaacaccttttttgattgtggtgccaggaagggCATTGGAGTGctgtccactagggggcagcaccGGCCCTACAGACAGGTATGGTCGCCGCTGTGATTCGGTGTaatcacatcagctgtggcCTACAACCTAATTATGGGCTCTATTAGTGGCCTGGCTCCCAGGCCTAGAGGAGAGGTGTTTGGGCGCTGGGAGTGGGTGCATGCCAgttgtgtgtggttttggtttcgttttcctttttctttgaaGTTTTGGTTGGCTGATTGGccattctttttgttcttcagcaTGTCtattgttttggtgttttttggACAAATAAAAGGCggtaagccaaaaaaaaaaaactttctgttgttttgtccTGTCTGTCCACCACATGAGCAGTGGCCACCCCCAGCAGCCCTGCCACACAGTTTGTATAATATAccaaataaatgtgcaaagaaaaaaaagagaagaaatagTAATAAAGGTTCAGAATAtgaaaatgctttaaatgtgatttaaatgtCAGTTTCCAATTAGATAGTGCTGATAAAAGTGGAatgaaacacttttttatttataggttAAGCCAAGCTTACCTCCCTGTCAGTGTACTATTTATAGATCTTATTTTTACATGTACTTTTAAGTTCTTATTATTTCAACTTCTGAGTTGATATCATTTCATGTTTTGACAGAAGCAAAACTGTATTTCTGAGACTTGGGGAAGAGGCGCAGGTTATTATTATCCAAATAACAAGGACAGGAATCATAAGCAGTGCAAAAACTAGGACCAGACAGATGCTTTACAATTTCCTTGAAAGTCATTTCTGTAAAGGACATGCCTCTTACttgaaaacatacaaaaatatgtaaattatccATCATACTACAGAGATAAGCACATATTTTAGTCTTGGGAGCATCTGCTTTTACACTAATACGTGTCACTTGACAGGCTATTTAAAAATCATCTTCAAAAAGTATATTTAGTAGAGGCTTATTAGTAAGATATGTCATAGTCCTACAAAACCAACTTTAAGGACTTTTATATTTCTAACACAGAATCTCAGTCCAAATAAACTGTGTGTGCTTTCTCAtctgtaaaaattaaataaagtaagCCCATTATAGGTTTGTCTGCATTTTTGGCTGTGATGGTCAAATAGTGTGAGAGAATGCAGAAGTATTTACAGGAACTACGGTAATATTTACACGGTCCCTTGCAGAGAATCCAGTAAAATATCGATGAACCCTTAACGGTGAGAGCGGGTGACAAGAGTAAAGCTGAGCGCATATCAGAGGAGATGCTGCGCTCGCAGGGAAACGGATAAAGTACAGCAAAACACCGATGCACGTGCATGAAGTCTTATGGCTAGTTAAAATATTGAGCAGTTTACAATATTTGACATAAAAAGTGATAATCAGAAATAATGGAAATTACAGGATGAGTTTGCCAAAGTGTTTCCCAAGGGCTTGCCAATAGGAGAAGAAATGGGATAAAGTGATTTTTTGAGGAGCGACACAAGGAAAATATCAGCAGGTAGGATAATTCCCAGGTTGGTCGGATATGAcgataaattaattgtattaattgttCGTATCAACACAGAACTAATTATTGAATATATGAACATTGTTAAATCATCTGTGACTGGTAACAACTTCAACAAATTACGCGCGGATTATACAAGTAACTAGTTTTATTATCGTTGCTCTAGTTATTGTAGGTTATTATGCTATTTCTCTTGAGCGCATAATCAGTAAAGAAAGTGATCTACGGGCAACAAATACacgtttaaaatataaatataatttaccaCATTCAAGTCAATACCGATCACTGCTAGACTGAAAATGGCCATGTTGTGAATGTGAGCCGTATTTTTAGTTGAATATTTTCCAGTACAGCGGTTCTGAGTCCATTTCTTATAAATAATTGATAAACTTTATTTTCTGTCCTCCACGGCATACCCTATCCTAGTGGCTTCGCGCGCGTAGCTGCACTTGGTTACTTGGTCGAACGCTTCGACTGATTAAATTGTGAAGACAGGAAGGGCTTTTGGCTAATAATATCAACAGATATTAGAAGGTCGGTTGGGGCTTGGTGGtacttcaaaaatattttaaaactgtatcATCGGAATGATGAAGATAATGCAGTTCAGATGCTTTTACTCTTGGTAATTCATCATACGGCTCCGTACAATGTCTGAGCTGCCCAAACAGTGAGTCATAAATGACCCTGGAATGTAGGCCTTCTAAAGGTTTTACGAAATGTGAGCGTTTAATGTAATTTCTAGTGTCTAGTCAAGTCTCCTTTTACTTTCATGGTCAAGAAAATCCCATTAGTATTTGGTAAAGGGACACTCAACCCATTTCACAAGTTTCTCCTGTATCAGTCTGTTTGAAAGCTAAAACTCACTGCAAACAGCTCATGTTAGAAGTGgcagaacaataaaaaatttcTCATTCTAAAATGCACCAAAGGTCTTTCTTGCATAAATATGCATGGTAAAGAtgacaaattgtttttttctatttctctaTTTTCTTTGCAAGATCAGGGAGTATCTCATTTAAAAGTATGGAGAAGAATGCAGTCACCATTGCTGCACATCTAGACAATGcgcagtaaaatattcagtgttaaatcttAAAGGGTACTTTTAAATTTTATAGAGTACATGCAGAGCCTATTTGAATATAATCTCTGTTGGGGTGTTGGAAGCAACACGggacgttttactgtgtacaaAGCCACTGCATTCCTCCACATTACTCTACTTACAGTTGAGAACTTTCCGAGTTCATTGTCCCTGAAGCAAATGTAGCTTAGAAGTGGTGATTGAAGCACTTTAATTTATTCCAAAAGGAGGGAACACCTTCATACCTGTCATCTATTTTAAGGACCATCTGTTACCATAAATCAGTCTCCTATCGGTGTTTCATGTAGCAAACAAAGGATTAAAATGTCCCCCTGACTAGAGGtttcttcatttgaaatatGGGACTTTTTGAAAGGATTGAAACCATGATTCATAGAGAGAAAAGTtctatataaaacattttaaaacaaatgttctaCAGAGCCATTATTTAGATGACATTATGTACTGTTTTTTGAAATATCTGGCAACAATCACAGCCGATAAGTATCATATCTGTCAGCCTGGTTGTCATTCTCACAGTAGCAAGGAAAGTGTACCGTCAGAGACACAATTTCCTCTGTAAACCAAGCATTTGTGGGTTTGTTTATGTTTAGATAGAATCCAATATGTGTAGGTTTTTCTGCTGATAACCTGTCCGTACAGGTGGCCCTCAAATGAATTTGCCTGCTCCAAATCAAATTGTAGATCGTAATAATCTCACCAAATAACATGTCAATATTATAATAATGACTGCTTCACTACCCAATGAACAGGAAGCAAagtaatttgcattattttaagaGGAATAttctcagttttgttttgtgtggtgttttAATATGAAACAGCAATGAATTCAAAATAAGGGATGGTTGTGGTATTCACTGAGAAAAGACCAATGACATATTATGTTGTTTTAACTGAGGATATTTCAgttctttattctttttatgGAAATAGTACTTGAAAGAATGATGGAAATAGTACTTGTGACTTTGATAACATTAACAGAAACTGTATATTATAAGTCTACAGACACCTGTAATGCTATGAATTCACATCAtatcttgtcattatgttatggtTATTTATTGAGGGTGGAGAATGCAAAGCAGAGTTATTGGCATAGTCTGAAGATTTTGGTTAGAATGATATTTTGTATATTCTATCAACTGAAATTTTATGGGAGTTTACAGAAGGGTAATTTGGAAATGCCTCTCTAACTGAATAATCTCCCTCTGTTCTTCGTTTAAAAATCACTGTACAGGAATCCTGATTTATTGCAACCCTTTCTGGTTCATGCTCACTGTTCTCTGTATTATACCAGCAAATTCAATAGTTTTATGGACATAAATTTGACATGAATGCTGGGAACACAGTATGCGCAGATACAGTATACGTTTTTGTATATGCATCCAGAATAAAGTATGAGAAACAGTGTCATCTATTAAGCTTGAATTCTGCACTTATGGTACGTATGATATAAATTGTGCACCATTATGCTGTCCTAACGTCCTTGGTATTATTGCTTGCATAAACTGGGAAAAATAAGTCTATTGATACACTGAAGTCCTTTTTAATaggcaaatatttttgttccagTTATTTCTCAGAAATTGAGtcatttgctttatttatatgtaaaatataaccAGAACTGCTTTCTTAGGTCTGAAGCAAACCTACATTTCAAATGGTCTATAAATCCTCTGGAATTGGATCCTCAAAGAGACCGTTTTCTTTTTATCTTGGCAAACGGTAATACCAAACAGCATGTGTGAGTAGCACACCGCACTCACACCTGTACAGATCTCTACCATATCCAAACCTTTCACCAGATTCACTAGGTTGACATTCATGTTTCTTTAGATTACATTAATCTAAAGAAGCAAGTGCCAATTACATGTTGAGTTGTGATATAGGTGTATTGAGTGAATGCTCTGAGCAGTAGGCCTGGCTGTTCTCTGTGTTGCAGTGAGCGGCAGCATGGTGAACGAGA
This window contains:
- the LOC135237423 gene encoding odorant receptor 131-2-like, which translates into the protein MNSTWDRMDSFQEAFIKNFILVFLGIAINYVNGTFVAIFFTNQIFYTESRYILYINMVINDMIMLSLTVAIHVATYISPLFKMPVCCVVIIIGSTTHKNTPLNLAGMAIERYIAVCNPLRHAEVCTIRRTYIALAITWGVAAVPALSDLVITLVTQPFSFFSKALLCYSFNVYNTRHHVDSVTPVLVIYLSFVWLTLVYTYFRVLFAAKAASTDPISARRARNTILLHGAQVMLCMLSYIAPWCDMFFLQLFPHHRTKILFATFVISNVLPRLLSPLIYGIRDQKLFKCMKGYYCAAERQ